The following DNA comes from Miscanthus floridulus cultivar M001 chromosome 5, ASM1932011v1, whole genome shotgun sequence.
CGCCAGTGTCGAATCCGAAGCTCGGGAGCGCTCGGAAGGCAGCGACGGCGCCCGCGACGTCCCTCGCGGCGCAGTGGCGCCGGATGAGGAGGAGTACCGCGGCCGGAGACGCCGTCGACGCACGGCGCATTTCGTCGAGCAGGGCGCGCGCGGCGTCGAAGCGGCGGTGCTTGGCGAGGATGGCGAGCATGGAGTGGCACGCGCGCCGCCCCGGCGCGTACCCGGGCTGCGCCGCGGCCCACCGGAACGCGGCATGAGCGGCGGCGCAGCTGTTGCGGAGGTGCGACAGCGCGGCCACCACGAGCGGCTCGGACGCCTCGGCGCCGCACCCGTCGAGGGCCCGCGCGGCGTCCGCAGCATTGGAGCCGGTGGCCTCGGCAGCTGCTACGACGGCGTCCACCCCTCGGGCGACATCGGGCGGGAGCTGCTTGTGGTAGTGGTCCGGGAAGGAGAAAGGGTCATCTTCGCCGCCGATGCCACCGTACGCGACGGGGTCCCCGGAAGAAGTGGCTAGGCGCGGTCCACCGATGCGGAGGAGAGGGCTTAGCGGTTTGGGGAACCCGTAGGAGGCGGAGGAGAGTGGGATCGCTCTCGCGAGGACTCTGCGCAACATCGAGGAGGAACTGGCCACCGCCCGCTGTGTCAGGCTGCTGTTATATTGTGAACGTCGCTTGTCAAAGCCACAAAGGCCAAGAGTAAATTTTCGTCCCGCCTTGGAATTGTACGGCGCTGGAGAAGGAAGCTGAGGCCTGAGGCCTGAGGTCGATCTCGAGCCTCGAGGCCCTCAGCTCTGGCACCAGTTCCCGCAACCGCAACCATCGAGGTCATCCACGCCGGCATCTACTACCCTCCGCGACGCCTCTCAAGGTGTTTGTTGCGTCGCCGAATTCACCATACTTGTAGTGCACAGGGACCCTGATTTACTGATTTCTAGCACTTGATGCTTGCTTAGAGGAAGGTTTGGGGACTACTACCTCCATGACATGGCTCTCTCCCTCCCACCTCTTGCGGCAACGAAGCCCACCATTCCGTGCCGCCACTTGCCCTCGCCTCCGCGACCTAATTGCTCTCGTCCTGAGGCACCAAGACAGGAGGCGCCAACTCCTCCAAATCCACACCCAGTTTATTGCCCACCAGGTGTTCGACCGAAATCCCGCGCCGTGGCGCGCCTTCCTCAAGGCCTACTCCCACGGTCCTTTCCCCCTGGAAGCTCTGCACCTCTTCAGGCACGCGCGCCAGCACCTGGCTGATGACACATTTGCCTTCGCGTTCGTGCTCAAGGCTTGTGCGGGTCTGGGGTGGCCTCGAGCCGGTGCGCAGCTCCATGCACTCATGGTCCAGAAGGGGTTCGAGTTCCATGCCTACGTGCACACCGCCCTTGTCAATGTGTATGTTGTGTCCGGGTGCTTGGTGGAAGCATGGAAGGCGTTCGATGAAATGCCGGTGAAGAACATAGTTTCGTGGAATGTGATGATCACTGGCTTTGCTGGATGGGGTGAGGTTGAGTATGCGAGGCTTCTGTTTGATCAGATGCCCTGCAGGAATGTTGTCTCATGGACCGGGCTGATTGATGGATATACGCGTGCTTGTCTTCATGTAGAGGCTGTTGCTCTTTTCCGCCACATGATGGCAGGAGGCATTAGCCCGAGTGAGATAACTGTTTTAGCAGTTGTTCCTGCAATATCTAATCTTGGAGGGATCCTTATGGGTGAGATGCTGCATGGCTATTGTGAGAAGAAGGGTATTGTGTCAGATGCCCGGGTTGGGAATTCACTCATAGACTTGTATGCTAAGATTGGCTCTGTGCAAAACTCGCTAAAGGTGTTTGATAAAATGCTGGATAGAAGAAACTTGGTGTCATGGACATCAATAATTTCTGCTTTTGCAATGCATGGGCTGTCAGTTGAGGCACTTGAGCTGTTTGCAGAGATGCGAAGAGCAAGGATTAGGCCCAACAGAATCACCTTCTTGAGTGTCATCAATGCCTGCAGTCATGGGGGGCTGGTAGAGCAAGGGTTAGCGTTTTTCAAAAGCATGGTTTATGAGTACAATATAGATCCAGAGATCAAGCATTTTGGGTGCATCATAGACATGCTAGGTAGGGCTGGACGTTTGTGTGAGGCTGAGCAAATAATAGAAGGGTTGCCTATGGAGGTTAATGTAATTGTATGGAGGATACTGTTGGGTTGTTGCAGTAAGTATGGAGAAGTTGAGATGGGGAAGAGGGCAATAAAGATGATATCAGATTTAGAAAGAGAATCCGGAGGTGATTTTGCGGTGTTGTCCAATGTACTTAATGAGCTTGGTAGGTTCATTGATGCTGAACAAGCACGGAAATTACTGGATGAGAGGAAAATTATTAAGGTTCCTGGGATTGCTTTGGTTGGTGATATTCAGTAGTCATCAAAATTGTTCAGTCTGATGAGAGAAGCTCTCTAAAATTTCGTTGCAACCTTACCATGTTAATTATCTCCCAGTAGCATACCAACTTCATTAAAAATCTCCCAGCCTAATGGTGGGTTATTGCACTTTTTTACCCTTTTATCTTCCATGTAAAGAGACAAAATTGAATTTTATTGTTTCTTGGTTGCTAAATAGATTGTCATAAATGATATGCCTGCAGTTCCATATTTGTTAACTCAATGCTACCATTGTGCCATCTcactttgttttctttttatgtACTGATAATAAGCCTCGAAGGCATGATGTATTTGTTCACTCGTTTCTATCTTCAAAATGACTATTTCGCCAGTACAACTGTTTGTTGGACCTTTTACCTATTCTTACGATTCCTTGCAGTTGCAGGAAGCAGGTGAAGTGAACCTCATGTCCAGTTCTTGCTCCTCTTTAACTAGTAACTAGATCATTTGTAATGATGGAAGCTGTAAAGAAGCTCCATGCTCATCTCGTTGTTTCTGGCCTGCACAACTGTCAATATGCAATGTCCAAGGTTATCAGATCTTATGCTCTTCAACAATCAGATTTGGTTTTTGCTCATAAAGTATTTGAGCAGATCGAATCACCTACAACTTTTCTTTGGAATACTCTACTCAGGGGGCTTGCTCAGAGTGATGCACCAAAAGATGCAATTGTTTTCTACAAGAAAGCTCAGGAAAAGGGTATGAAACCAGACAACCTGACATTTCCTTTCGTGTTGAAGGCTTGTGCAAAAACTTATGCTCCCAAGGAAGGTGAACAGATGCACAACCATGCTATAAAACTTGGATTTCTTCTGGACATTTTTGTTTCCAATTCTCTGATTCATCTATATGCTGCTTGCGGTGATCTGATCTGTGCAAGATCTGTCTTTGATGAGATGCTAGTTAAGGATGTCGTGTCCTGGAATTCCTTGATTGGTGGATACAGCCAGCGCAATAGATTTAAAGAGGTATTGGCATTATTCGAGCTAATGCAGGCTGAAGAAGTGCAAGCTGATAAGGTTACAATGGTCAAGGTGATTTCAGCTTGCACTCATCTAGGAGACTGGAGCATGGCAGATTGTATGGTTAGGTACATCGAGCTTAATCATATTGAGGTGGATGTGTACTTGGGAAATACTTTGATTGATTATTACTGTAGAATTGGGCAGCTGCAATCAGCTGAAAAGGTGTTTTCTCAGATGAAGGATAAGAACACCGTGACACTGAATGCAATGATCACCGCATATGCAAAGGGTGGGAATTTGGACTCAGCGAAGAAAATATTCGATCAAATTCCTAACAAAGATTTGATTTCCTGGAGTTCTATGATATGCGCATACTCGCAAGCTAGTCACTTCTCTGATTCTCTGGAGCTCTTCAGGCAGATGCAGAGAGCCAAGGTGAAACCAGATGCTATCGTGATTGCCAGTGTACTTTCTGCTTGCGGACACTTGGGTGCACTTGATCTTGGTAAGTGGATTCATGACTATGTGAGGAGAAACAATATCAAAGCTGATACCATTATGGAGAACTCTCTGATTGACATGTTTGCAAAGTGTGGGTGCGTGCAGGAGGCACTACTAGTGTTCACAGAGATGGAGGGGAAGGACACCTTGTCGTGGAATTCAATCATACTAGGACTAGCAAAGAATGGGTTTGAGGATGAGGCACTGAACATTTTTTACAGTATGCTCACTGAAGGTCCCAGACCAAATGAGGTTACTTTCCTTGGTGTGCTGATCGCTTGTGCTAACAGGCAACTAGTTCAGGAAGGGCTTGACCACTTTGAAAGGATGAAATCAGTTCACAACTTGGAACCGCAGATGAAGCATTACGGATGCGTTGTCGATATTCTCAGCCGTGCTGGTCAGCTGGAGAAGGCGCTGAGTTTCATCAGTGAGATGCCCCTGGCTCCGGACCCTGTGGTTTGGAGGATACTGCTAGGGGCGTGCAAGACACATGGTAACGTGGCTGTGGCCGAGGTGGTCACCAAGAAGCTCAGTGAACTAGACCCCGGTAACAGCGGGGACTACATGTTGCTGAGCAATATTTATGCGAGTGCTGATCGATGGAGTGACGCCATGAACGTCAGGCGATGGATGGCTGATACTGCAGTGAGGAAGTCGCCCGCTTGTAGTGTTGTTGATTCAGCTAGCTCGACGAATAGTTAGGATCCACCGTCTTGTCTTGCTTATCAGGCCCAATTTTGTCAGTGTTGCAGCACTGTCTGGTAATCTCGTGAGCTGCAACCATTGTCCCAATTAGGGTCAGTACATGGGTGTATATTAGTCTCATGCATACAACTTCACACGGGCAACCTTTATAATGAGTTGTCTTTTAAATCTTATAATAGTTcgattttttttaatctgtgcATACAAGGAAAGTTTATGAATTGCATTGAAACAAATGAACATGTAATCTTTACTCAAATTTTAGATATGTCCCTGATTGTGTTTTTACCAATGCAGAATCATACGACTTGTTTCACTCAAACTATATACCGGTTAGTAAACTAAGAGCATCTCGAAGAacctttctaaatctcactctctaaattattatttggagagtcatttacataaaaattgttttctatatctttttatTCTCCAATAGTTCTACTATATCTCATGCAcactctagagagccattctcgTACTCATATTTGAATAATCTTTTAGAGTAGAGCCATTCTCGTACTTATTTGAATAATCTTTTAGAGAAGTTGTTGGAGggtagtttttcaccaaaatttTTATTACTAGAATTTAGGAAGGATATAGAGAgcctcttagagatgctctaaggtCTTGTTTGGTATGGCATGGATTAAACTAATAATGCACATACGAATCGTCATACAGTTTTGGAGTTGAGATTTTGAGTTATACAAGACGTGGATACAATTTAGATGATCAGGTTCTAGATATACGTAGTGTATTCCAATGTGCTTGTAACGTAATGATGTACTCAACTAtgatctaatataattcttctttcgtctAAAAAAAACTAAGGAAAACCATGTTTTTTTGGCTTCGACTTCTAGGCGAAaatggctttggctttggcttcatGGGTTTTGGCTTGGTTTAGCTTTGCAAGCTGTTCTCACGTGTGCACATTTGGTAGAGCTTTTGATTAAACTGGTAGGGAAGCCCTAGCAAAAACCTTGCTAAAGAAGATCTAAAAAGCAGACATATTTTGCATCATCAAAACCAATTAGTAGAATATATTATAGTATCTGGATTTATGAACAAACTCAGTACACATGTAACCTCAGACAAGCCAAAACTTTGATAATGCCATGCACCGATGCACGGGTTGCATGTAATAAGTTTTTTTAGTACAACACAAATGTGTA
Coding sequences within:
- the LOC136450508 gene encoding pentatricopeptide repeat-containing protein At2g22410, mitochondrial-like isoform X1, with the translated sequence MMEAVKKLHAHLVVSGLHNCQYAMSKVIRSYALQQSDLVFAHKVFEQIESPTTFLWNTLLRGLAQSDAPKDAIVFYKKAQEKGMKPDNLTFPFVLKACAKTYAPKEGEQMHNHAIKLGFLLDIFVSNSLIHLYAACGDLICARSVFDEMLVKDVVSWNSLIGGYSQRNRFKEVLALFELMQAEEVQADKVTMVKVISACTHLGDWSMADCMVRYIELNHIEVDVYLGNTLIDYYCRIGQLQSAEKVFSQMKDKNTVTLNAMITAYAKGGNLDSAKKIFDQIPNKDLISWSSMICAYSQASHFSDSLELFRQMQRAKVKPDAIVIASVLSACGHLGALDLGKWIHDYVRRNNIKADTIMENSLIDMFAKCGCVQEALLVFTEMEGKDTLSWNSIILGLAKNGFEDEALNIFYSMLTEGPRPNEVTFLGVLIACANRQLVQEGLDHFERMKSVHNLEPQMKHYGCVVDILSRAGQLEKALSFISEMPLAPDPVVWRILLGACKTHGNVAVAEVVTKKLSELDPGNSGDYMLLSNIYASADRWSDAMNVRRWMADTAVRKSPACSVVDSASSTNS
- the LOC136450508 gene encoding pentatricopeptide repeat-containing protein At2g22410, mitochondrial-like isoform X2; its protein translation is MLISLFLACTTVNMQCPRGLAQSDAPKDAIVFYKKAQEKGMKPDNLTFPFVLKACAKTYAPKEGEQMHNHAIKLGFLLDIFVSNSLIHLYAACGDLICARSVFDEMLVKDVVSWNSLIGGYSQRNRFKEVLALFELMQAEEVQADKVTMVKVISACTHLGDWSMADCMVRYIELNHIEVDVYLGNTLIDYYCRIGQLQSAEKVFSQMKDKNTVTLNAMITAYAKGGNLDSAKKIFDQIPNKDLISWSSMICAYSQASHFSDSLELFRQMQRAKVKPDAIVIASVLSACGHLGALDLGKWIHDYVRRNNIKADTIMENSLIDMFAKCGCVQEALLVFTEMEGKDTLSWNSIILGLAKNGFEDEALNIFYSMLTEGPRPNEVTFLGVLIACANRQLVQEGLDHFERMKSVHNLEPQMKHYGCVVDILSRAGQLEKALSFISEMPLAPDPVVWRILLGACKTHGNVAVAEVVTKKLSELDPGNSGDYMLLSNIYASADRWSDAMNVRRWMADTAVRKSPACSVVDSASSTNS
- the LOC136455145 gene encoding pentatricopeptide repeat-containing protein At1g09220, mitochondrial — its product is MTWLSPSHLLRQRSPPFRAATCPRLRDLIALVLRHQDRRRQLLQIHTQFIAHQVFDRNPAPWRAFLKAYSHGPFPLEALHLFRHARQHLADDTFAFAFVLKACAGLGWPRAGAQLHALMVQKGFEFHAYVHTALVNVYVVSGCLVEAWKAFDEMPVKNIVSWNVMITGFAGWGEVEYARLLFDQMPCRNVVSWTGLIDGYTRACLHVEAVALFRHMMAGGISPSEITVLAVVPAISNLGGILMGEMLHGYCEKKGIVSDARVGNSLIDLYAKIGSVQNSLKVFDKMLDRRNLVSWTSIISAFAMHGLSVEALELFAEMRRARIRPNRITFLSVINACSHGGLVEQGLAFFKSMVYEYNIDPEIKHFGCIIDMLGRAGRLCEAEQIIEGLPMEVNVIVWRILLGCCSKYGEVEMGKRAIKMISDLERESGGDFAVLSNVLNELGRFIDAEQARKLLDERKIIKVPGIALVGDIQ